A region from the Salidesulfovibrio onnuriiensis genome encodes:
- the pgl gene encoding 6-phosphogluconolactonase, whose amino-acid sequence MGQVTIFEDAEALSHAAASFFVQASHRALERNGHFSVALSGGPTPKRFYELLADERYWRAVPWDRTHLFWGDDRAVGPEHEHSNYRLAHEAFIRHVPLPEANVHRVRGELGAAAAAEDYSQELVNFFGGDTPPAMDLAIMGIGDDGHTASLFSGSEALAATDYVMPVFDPPAAPRVDRVTLTFPAFAAAHTALFLVTEENKRDVLAGVLNGDPQYPASRFQAQRVIWYAGQAVAG is encoded by the coding sequence ATGGGACAAGTCACCATCTTCGAGGACGCTGAAGCATTGAGCCATGCTGCGGCGTCTTTTTTCGTCCAGGCCTCGCACCGCGCCCTGGAGCGTAACGGCCATTTTTCCGTGGCCCTGAGCGGCGGCCCCACCCCGAAGCGGTTCTACGAACTGCTGGCCGACGAACGATACTGGCGGGCCGTGCCCTGGGACCGCACCCACCTGTTCTGGGGCGACGACCGCGCCGTGGGGCCGGAGCACGAACACAGCAATTACCGGCTGGCCCATGAAGCCTTCATCCGCCATGTGCCCCTGCCCGAAGCCAACGTGCACCGCGTCCGGGGCGAGCTCGGGGCTGCCGCTGCCGCCGAGGATTACAGCCAGGAGCTGGTGAACTTCTTTGGAGGCGACACTCCGCCCGCCATGGATCTGGCCATCATGGGCATAGGGGACGACGGGCACACGGCCTCGCTCTTTTCCGGTTCCGAAGCACTGGCCGCCACCGATTACGTGATGCCCGTGTTCGATCCTCCCGCAGCCCCCAGGGTGGACCGGGTCACGCTGACGTTCCCGGCCTTTGCCGCCGCGCACACCGCCCTGTTCCTGGTTACGGAAGAAAACAAGCGGGACGTGCTGGCGGGTGTGCTGAACGGCGACCCTCAGTATCCGGCCTCCCGGTTCCAGGCCCAACGGGTGATCTGGTACGCGGGCCAGGCTGTCGCAGGATAG
- a CDS encoding MIP/aquaporin family protein codes for MDYLVSELIGTMILTLFGCGVVANVLLEKSKGQNSGWIVITMGWGMAVTFAVYASKLSGGHINPAVTIGLASIGAMEWALVPYYLAGQFIGAFIGAVLCYLVYKCHWEPTQDAGLKLAVFSTGPAIPCTFENFLCEFLGTFFLLFIIMALGAHEFALGMGPLVVGFYILSIGLSLGGPTGYAINPARDLGPRIAHALLPIPGKGGSDWGYSWVPVIAPICGGIAGCHVYKLIFG; via the coding sequence ATGGATTATCTTGTCAGTGAACTGATTGGGACAATGATTTTGACCCTGTTTGGTTGCGGTGTGGTAGCAAACGTGCTGCTGGAAAAATCCAAAGGCCAGAATAGCGGCTGGATCGTCATCACCATGGGGTGGGGAATGGCAGTCACCTTTGCCGTTTACGCTTCCAAGCTTTCTGGCGGTCACATCAACCCGGCCGTCACCATCGGTCTGGCTTCCATTGGCGCCATGGAATGGGCCCTCGTTCCCTACTATCTCGCCGGCCAGTTTATCGGTGCATTCATCGGCGCCGTGCTCTGTTACCTGGTTTACAAGTGCCACTGGGAACCGACCCAGGACGCAGGCCTGAAGCTGGCCGTGTTCTCCACCGGTCCGGCCATCCCCTGCACCTTTGAAAACTTCCTGTGCGAATTCCTGGGCACCTTCTTCCTGCTGTTCATCATCATGGCTCTGGGCGCACACGAGTTCGCTCTCGGCATGGGACCGCTGGTTGTCGGTTTCTACATCCTTTCCATCGGCCTTTCCCTCGGTGGCCCCACCGGTTACGCCATCAACCCGGCTCGTGACCTCGGCCCCCGTATCGCCCACGCTCTCCTTCCCATCCCGGGCAAGGGCGGCAGCGACTGGGGTTACTCCTGGGTTCCGGTTATCGCCCCCATCTGCGGTGGCATCGCCGGTTGCCATGTGTACAAGCTGATCTTCGGTTAA
- the glpK gene encoding glycerol kinase GlpK gives MSKKYILSIDQGTTSSRAIVFDHGGQIKAVTQKEFTQHFPNPGWVEHDAMEIWSSVQAVVAEVLASDDISAEDIAAIGITNQRETTVVWDKNTGKPVYHAIVWQSRQTADICKEMIGKGLDPMVREKTGLLIDAYFSGTKVKWILDNVEGAREKAEKGDLLFGTIDTWLVWKLTGGKVHVTDYTNASRTLMYNIHDLKWDEELLSALTVPASMLPEVKPSSEVYGTTDKDAFQGHEIPIAGMAGDQQAALFGQACYEEGMAKNTYGTGCFMLMNTGEKAVPSKNGLVTTIAWGVDGKVEYALEGSIFVAGSAIQWLRDGLRMFREARDSELYATRVQGTDGVYVVPAFVGLGAPYWDSEVRGAVFGLTRGTTKEHFIRATLESLCYQTKDVLSAMEADSGIKLEKLRVDGGAVANDLMLQIQSDLLGTPVERPLCIETTALGAAYLAGLAVGFWTDREDIKKNFGIDREFAPKMAAEESAKLYDGWQKAVKATTVFK, from the coding sequence ATGTCCAAGAAGTACATTCTGTCCATTGACCAGGGTACCACCAGCTCTCGCGCCATCGTCTTCGACCATGGCGGCCAGATCAAGGCCGTGACCCAGAAGGAATTCACCCAGCACTTCCCGAATCCGGGCTGGGTTGAGCACGACGCCATGGAAATCTGGTCCTCCGTGCAGGCCGTTGTCGCCGAAGTGTTGGCTTCCGACGACATCAGCGCCGAAGACATCGCCGCCATCGGTATCACCAACCAGCGTGAAACCACTGTGGTCTGGGACAAGAACACCGGCAAGCCGGTTTACCACGCCATCGTCTGGCAGTCCCGTCAGACCGCTGACATCTGCAAGGAAATGATCGGAAAGGGTCTGGACCCGATGGTTCGTGAAAAGACCGGTCTGCTCATCGACGCATACTTCTCCGGCACCAAGGTGAAGTGGATCCTCGACAACGTCGAAGGCGCACGCGAAAAGGCCGAAAAGGGCGACCTGCTCTTCGGTACCATCGACACCTGGCTGGTCTGGAAGCTCACCGGCGGCAAAGTGCATGTCACCGACTACACCAACGCTTCCCGTACCCTGATGTACAACATCCACGACCTGAAGTGGGACGAAGAGCTGCTCAGCGCCCTCACCGTGCCCGCATCCATGCTGCCGGAAGTCAAGCCTTCCTCCGAAGTGTACGGCACCACCGACAAGGACGCCTTCCAGGGTCACGAAATTCCCATCGCCGGTATGGCTGGCGACCAGCAGGCAGCCCTGTTCGGTCAGGCCTGCTACGAAGAAGGCATGGCCAAGAACACCTACGGCACCGGTTGCTTCATGCTCATGAACACTGGCGAAAAGGCTGTCCCGTCCAAGAACGGCCTGGTCACCACCATCGCCTGGGGCGTTGACGGCAAGGTCGAATACGCTCTGGAAGGTTCCATCTTCGTTGCCGGTTCCGCCATCCAGTGGCTGCGCGACGGCCTGCGCATGTTCCGCGAAGCCAGGGACAGCGAACTGTACGCCACCCGCGTGCAGGGCACCGACGGCGTGTACGTTGTTCCGGCCTTCGTCGGCCTGGGCGCTCCCTACTGGGATTCCGAAGTTCGCGGCGCCGTGTTCGGCCTGACCCGCGGCACCACCAAGGAGCACTTCATCCGTGCCACCCTGGAATCCCTGTGCTACCAGACCAAGGACGTGCTCTCCGCCATGGAAGCCGACTCCGGCATCAAGCTGGAAAAGCTGCGCGTGGACGGCGGCGCCGTTGCCAACGACCTGATGCTGCAGATCCAGTCCGACCTGCTGGGCACCCCGGTGGAACGCCCGCTGTGCATCGAAACCACCGCTCTGGGCGCTGCCTACCTGGCAGGTCTGGCCGTTGGTTTCTGGACTGACCGCGAAGACATCAAGAAGAACTTCGGCATCGACCGCGAATTCGCTCCGAAGATGGCCGCTGAAGAATCCGCCAAGCTGTATGACGGCTGGCAGAAGGCTGTTAAGGCTACCACCGTCTTCAAGTAG
- a CDS encoding GNAT family N-acetyltransferase, which yields MDLTWRYDLHATDWDELSKLYRDAPLGTKSAEHLREVFDNSRYVCFVHDGETLVGVGRALADGRDCSYICDVAVHPGHQGIGLGKQIVQKLMEFSKGHTKIILYANPGKEGFYRKLGFKMMNTAMAIFRDQKGAVRAGVLRDE from the coding sequence ATGGACCTCACATGGCGCTACGACCTGCACGCGACTGACTGGGATGAACTCTCGAAACTCTACCGGGACGCACCGTTGGGAACAAAGTCGGCCGAGCACCTTCGGGAAGTCTTCGACAACAGCCGGTACGTCTGCTTCGTGCACGACGGAGAAACACTGGTGGGTGTCGGCCGTGCTCTGGCAGACGGACGGGACTGCTCCTACATCTGCGACGTGGCCGTTCACCCCGGCCACCAGGGCATCGGGCTCGGAAAGCAGATCGTGCAAAAGCTGATGGAGTTTTCCAAAGGCCACACCAAGATCATTCTCTATGCCAACCCCGGCAAAGAAGGCTTCTACAGGAAGCTCGGCTTCAAGATGATGAACACGGCCATGGCCATCTTCAGGGACCAGAAAGGAGCCGTGCGGGCAGGAGTTCTGCGCGACGAATGA
- a CDS encoding TerC family protein, whose product MEGLFTIENIIALITLTGLEIVLGIDNIVFVVVVTNKLPRARREMARKLGIGLAMITRILLLLTISMIMGLTAPWFEILGHAVSGRDLVLLSGGLFLLAKATMEIHEKLEPGHERKVGKLAYSYWGAIIQIMLLDIVFSIDSVITAVGMARHVVIMIAAIVLAVCVMLFFANAISRFVSDHPTIQMLAFAFLLLVGVLLVAEGLGKHIDRGYIYFAMAFSLLVEFLNLRMRRKKARAT is encoded by the coding sequence ATGGAAGGCCTGTTTACCATAGAAAATATCATAGCTCTCATCACGCTTACCGGGCTGGAAATCGTGCTCGGCATCGACAATATCGTCTTCGTGGTCGTGGTCACCAACAAGCTGCCCCGCGCCCGCCGGGAAATGGCCCGCAAGCTGGGCATCGGGCTGGCAATGATCACCCGCATCCTGCTGCTTCTGACCATCAGCATGATCATGGGGCTGACCGCGCCCTGGTTCGAGATCCTCGGCCATGCCGTGTCCGGCCGGGACCTGGTGCTGCTTTCGGGCGGGCTGTTTCTGCTGGCCAAGGCCACCATGGAGATCCACGAGAAATTGGAGCCCGGGCACGAGCGCAAGGTGGGCAAACTGGCCTATTCCTACTGGGGGGCCATCATCCAGATCATGCTTCTGGACATCGTCTTTTCCATCGACTCGGTCATCACGGCAGTGGGCATGGCCCGGCACGTCGTGATCATGATCGCGGCCATTGTCCTGGCCGTGTGCGTGATGCTCTTCTTCGCCAACGCCATCAGCCGGTTCGTGAGCGACCATCCCACCATCCAGATGCTGGCCTTCGCCTTCCTGCTGCTGGTGGGCGTGCTGCTGGTGGCCGAGGGCCTGGGCAAACACATCGACCGGGGCTACATCTATTTTGCCATGGCCTTTTCCCTGTTGGTGGAGTTTCTCAATCTGCGTATGCGCAGGAAAAAGGCCCGCGCCACCTGA
- the gnd gene encoding phosphogluconate dehydrogenase (NAD(+)-dependent, decarboxylating) yields the protein MKIGMIGLGRMGMSMARRFLQGGHEVVALNRSAEKTEQLAEEGAVPVYSFKELVHSLEQPRTVWVMLPAGKPTDAAITRLGELLAPGDTVIDGGNTYYKDDIRRSQELENKDIRYLDAGVAGGARGLEHGYCLMVGGPIDQFKRIEEIFRALAPQDGYMHCGEAGAGHFTKMVHNGIEYGMMQAYAEGFALLEDSPYAETIEFADLGAVWNRGGVIRSWILELAVDAFCKNRRLADTDGYVDDSGEGRWTVQQAVDTGTPIPVLALALFERFSSRRQDDFRNRMLAALRSEFGGHTDESGQ from the coding sequence ATGAAAATCGGAATGATCGGGCTGGGCCGCATGGGCATGAGCATGGCCCGCAGGTTCCTGCAGGGCGGGCACGAGGTGGTGGCGCTCAACCGGAGCGCGGAAAAGACCGAGCAGTTGGCGGAGGAAGGAGCGGTTCCCGTCTACTCCTTCAAGGAGCTGGTGCACAGCCTGGAACAGCCGCGCACCGTATGGGTAATGCTGCCGGCGGGCAAGCCCACGGACGCGGCCATCACCCGGCTGGGCGAACTCCTGGCCCCGGGCGACACGGTCATCGACGGCGGCAACACCTATTACAAGGACGACATCCGCCGCTCCCAGGAGCTGGAGAACAAGGACATCCGCTACCTGGACGCGGGCGTCGCGGGCGGAGCGCGCGGCCTCGAGCATGGGTACTGCCTCATGGTCGGCGGCCCCATCGACCAGTTCAAGCGCATCGAGGAAATCTTCCGCGCCCTGGCCCCGCAGGACGGCTACATGCACTGCGGCGAGGCCGGCGCAGGACACTTCACCAAGATGGTCCACAACGGCATCGAATACGGCATGATGCAGGCCTATGCCGAGGGGTTCGCCCTGCTGGAGGATTCCCCCTACGCCGAAACCATCGAGTTCGCGGACCTCGGTGCGGTCTGGAACCGGGGCGGAGTGATCCGGTCCTGGATCCTGGAACTGGCCGTGGACGCCTTCTGCAAAAACCGCCGCCTCGCCGACACGGACGGCTATGTGGACGATTCCGGCGAAGGGCGCTGGACCGTGCAGCAGGCCGTGGACACGGGCACGCCCATCCCGGTGCTGGCCCTGGCCCTGTTCGAACGTTTTTCCTCGCGCCGCCAGGACGATTTCCGCAACCGCATGCTGGCGGCCCTGCGCAGTGAATTCGGAGGCCACACGGACGAAAGCGGCCAATAG
- the rlmN gene encoding 23S rRNA (adenine(2503)-C(2))-methyltransferase RlmN, with protein MINLLDLTYDELEAFVVEDLKQPRFRVDQLFQWLWQKGVRDFSDMTNMGKALREKMAGIATITWPGIAKVQESRDGTVKLLLRLHDGKLIETVLIPFKDRFSQCLSTQVGCAMGCKFCNTGLLGFERNLTMGEILGQVLVGRKFLLDKGVGGPDGPSPIRNLVYMGMGEPLLNLDNLLRSLETLPRENGLSISWRRSMVSTVGFPEQLRILGKTELALPAISLHAPTQELRAQIMPKAARVPLDELMQCLAEFPLRPRERITFEYLLLGGVNDSLNHADQLAKLVDKNRVKVNLIAYNATEGMPFSAPDRDQVEAFEKRLWHHGVTAFIRRSMGADIKAACGQLKADEQ; from the coding sequence ATGATCAACCTGCTTGACCTGACATACGACGAATTGGAAGCCTTTGTGGTCGAGGACCTCAAACAGCCGCGCTTCCGTGTGGACCAGCTCTTCCAGTGGCTCTGGCAGAAGGGCGTGCGCGACTTTTCGGACATGACCAACATGGGCAAGGCCCTGCGCGAGAAGATGGCCGGGATCGCCACCATCACCTGGCCGGGCATCGCCAAGGTCCAGGAAAGCCGGGACGGCACGGTCAAGCTGCTGCTCCGGCTGCACGACGGCAAGCTCATCGAGACCGTGCTCATTCCCTTCAAGGACCGATTTTCCCAGTGCCTTTCCACCCAGGTGGGCTGCGCCATGGGCTGCAAGTTCTGCAATACCGGCCTGCTCGGCTTCGAGCGCAACCTGACCATGGGCGAGATCCTCGGCCAGGTCCTGGTGGGCCGCAAGTTCCTGCTGGACAAGGGCGTGGGCGGCCCGGACGGCCCCAGCCCCATCCGCAACCTGGTTTACATGGGCATGGGCGAACCCCTGCTGAACCTGGACAACCTACTGCGCTCCCTGGAGACCCTGCCCCGCGAGAACGGGCTGAGCATTTCCTGGCGGCGGTCCATGGTCTCCACCGTGGGCTTCCCCGAGCAGCTCCGCATCCTGGGCAAGACCGAACTGGCCCTGCCCGCCATTTCCCTGCACGCCCCCACCCAGGAGCTGCGGGCCCAGATCATGCCCAAGGCCGCCCGCGTGCCGCTGGACGAACTCATGCAGTGCCTGGCCGAATTCCCGCTGCGCCCGCGCGAGCGCATCACCTTCGAATACCTGCTGCTGGGGGGCGTGAACGATTCCCTGAACCACGCCGACCAGCTGGCCAAGCTGGTGGACAAGAACCGCGTCAAGGTCAACCTCATCGCCTACAACGCCACCGAGGGCATGCCGTTCAGCGCCCCGGACCGGGACCAGGTGGAGGCCTTTGAAAAGCGGCTCTGGCACCACGGGGTCACCGCCTTTATCCGCCGCTCCATGGGCGCGGACATCAAGGCCGCCTGCGGCCAGCTCAAGGCTGACGAGCAATAG
- a CDS encoding GntR family transcriptional regulator, producing the protein MSSITTDRIYLGIAERLMERIASGELRPGNRIPSVRECAMVEGVTPNTVANAHAFLRDMGVIRPERGMGSVVEASGAEMCRTFIRERFVRDELPVLKRRIRLLGMPHEELLRLLDGPCNAGGK; encoded by the coding sequence ATGAGCAGTATAACCACCGATCGCATTTATCTCGGTATCGCCGAAAGGTTGATGGAACGTATTGCGAGCGGCGAGCTACGGCCCGGGAACAGGATCCCTTCGGTGCGGGAATGCGCCATGGTCGAGGGGGTCACGCCCAACACCGTGGCCAATGCCCACGCATTTTTGCGGGATATGGGTGTCATTCGGCCGGAGCGGGGCATGGGAAGCGTGGTGGAAGCTTCGGGGGCGGAAATGTGCCGCACTTTCATAAGGGAACGTTTTGTACGCGACGAACTCCCTGTTCTCAAAAGGCGGATTCGGCTGTTGGGAATGCCGCACGAAGAGTTGCTCCGCCTTTTGGATGGGCCTTGTAATGCCGGAGGCAAATGA
- a CDS encoding DUF4911 domain-containing protein, which translates to MKKTRRTKRHYPCPPPPERSSRLYVRIAREKIALFRFLLEAHDNLGIFTVVSKFTGILMLRYTPHQEREMRAFLKGIGDDMDIEVLLEAPEPRVPSLEKL; encoded by the coding sequence ATGAAAAAGACGCGCAGGACAAAACGGCACTACCCGTGCCCGCCGCCGCCCGAGCGGTCCTCCCGCCTGTACGTGCGTATCGCGCGGGAGAAGATCGCCCTGTTCCGCTTCCTGCTGGAGGCCCACGACAACCTGGGCATCTTCACGGTGGTGAGCAAGTTCACGGGTATCCTCATGCTGCGCTATACCCCGCACCAGGAGCGCGAGATGCGCGCCTTCCTGAAGGGGATCGGGGACGACATGGATATCGAGGTGCTGCTCGAGGCGCCCGAACCGCGCGTGCCGAGCCTGGAGAAATTATGA
- a CDS encoding monovalent cation:proton antiporter family protein, with translation MEMLVFQDIVTIFVLAIFVLLVCNRFNLPAIVGFLLTGTLCGPHGLGLVAEAHLVEMLAEVGVIFLMFAIGVEFSLEKLSRYKAAVLGGGSIQVLLTIALVTGLSLLRGLDFNRSVFLGFLAALSSTAIVLSLLQERAEADSPYGRFTTAVLIFQDLAIVPMMLIIPMLAGVSGSLTQTVLLLAAKMAGVFALVFVCSRWVVPFVLGQVVRTRSQVLFMTTTLGLCFSIAYLTYALGLSLSLGAFLAGVIVSESEYSVNALGGILPFKDVFVSFFFVSVGMLLSLGFVAAHPVLVLVATVVILALKALVAWLSSVIMGRSGRSAIISGLQLSQVGEFSFILASVGLGAGLIPEQGYQLFLAASVLTMLCTPFLFSLAPAVADRAMQWPWLRDRAVFRRKDIAEPSGEKLRDHLIISGFGLGGRNIARAAEVAGIPYVVLDVNAETVAREREAGRNILYGDASFEEVLHHADVEAARVLAITVSDAAGARRIVDLAQRINPSLHIIVRTRFHTEMRDLYDLGADEVVPEDLESSMELFSRVLARYLVPRAEVERFAEEIRAEGYGCFLEECHEPPSPLIKLGRFSDMDLSIFTICPQAPLDGRTLEEAALRKEHGLTAVAVMRGEELHRNPDGRFRLQREDQVYVFGERREITAKAWLFTRPVCEEQP, from the coding sequence ATGGAAATGCTTGTTTTTCAGGACATCGTCACCATCTTCGTGCTGGCCATCTTCGTGCTGCTGGTCTGCAACCGGTTCAACCTGCCCGCCATTGTGGGCTTTCTGCTCACGGGCACCCTGTGCGGGCCGCACGGGCTCGGCCTGGTGGCCGAGGCGCATCTGGTGGAGATGCTGGCCGAGGTGGGCGTCATCTTCCTGATGTTCGCCATCGGCGTGGAGTTTTCCCTGGAAAAGCTTTCCCGGTACAAGGCGGCGGTGCTCGGCGGCGGAAGCATCCAGGTGCTGCTGACCATCGCACTGGTGACGGGCCTGAGCCTGCTGCGCGGCCTGGATTTCAACCGGAGCGTGTTTCTCGGGTTCCTGGCCGCCCTTTCCAGCACGGCCATTGTCCTGAGCCTGTTGCAGGAGCGTGCCGAAGCGGACAGTCCCTACGGGCGGTTCACCACCGCGGTGCTCATCTTCCAGGACCTGGCCATCGTGCCCATGATGCTGATCATTCCCATGCTGGCCGGGGTCTCGGGCAGCCTCACCCAGACCGTGCTCCTGCTGGCGGCCAAGATGGCCGGGGTCTTTGCGCTGGTCTTTGTCTGTTCCCGCTGGGTGGTGCCCTTTGTGCTCGGGCAGGTGGTGCGCACCCGCAGCCAGGTGCTGTTCATGACCACCACCCTGGGCCTGTGCTTTTCCATCGCCTACCTGACCTACGCCCTGGGCCTTTCCCTTTCCCTGGGCGCGTTCCTGGCCGGGGTCATCGTTTCCGAGTCCGAATACAGCGTCAACGCCCTGGGCGGTATCCTGCCGTTCAAGGACGTGTTCGTGAGCTTTTTCTTTGTCTCGGTGGGCATGCTGCTCAGCCTGGGCTTTGTGGCCGCGCACCCGGTGCTGGTGCTGGTCGCCACGGTGGTCATCCTGGCGCTCAAGGCCCTGGTGGCCTGGCTTTCCTCGGTCATCATGGGCCGTTCGGGACGCTCGGCCATCATCTCCGGGCTGCAGCTTTCCCAGGTGGGCGAGTTCTCCTTCATCCTGGCCAGCGTGGGCCTGGGGGCCGGCCTGATCCCGGAGCAGGGCTATCAGCTTTTCCTGGCCGCCAGCGTGCTGACCATGCTGTGCACCCCGTTCCTGTTTTCCCTGGCCCCCGCCGTGGCCGACCGGGCCATGCAATGGCCCTGGCTGCGCGACCGGGCCGTGTTCCGGCGCAAGGACATTGCCGAACCCTCCGGGGAAAAGCTCCGGGACCACCTGATCATCAGCGGGTTCGGGCTGGGCGGCCGCAACATCGCCCGCGCCGCCGAGGTGGCCGGCATCCCCTACGTGGTGCTGGACGTCAATGCCGAGACCGTGGCCCGCGAACGCGAGGCCGGACGCAACATCCTTTACGGCGACGCCTCCTTCGAGGAGGTGCTGCACCATGCCGACGTGGAGGCGGCGCGCGTGCTGGCCATCACGGTTTCGGACGCGGCCGGGGCGCGGCGCATCGTGGACCTGGCCCAGCGCATCAACCCGTCCCTGCACATCATCGTGCGGACCCGTTTCCACACGGAGATGCGCGATCTCTACGACCTGGGAGCGGACGAGGTGGTGCCCGAGGATCTGGAAAGCTCCATGGAGCTGTTCAGCCGGGTGCTGGCGCGGTACCTGGTGCCGCGCGCCGAGGTGGAGCGGTTCGCCGAGGAGATCCGGGCCGAGGGCTACGGCTGCTTCCTGGAGGAATGCCACGAGCCGCCTTCCCCGCTCATCAAGCTGGGCAGGTTCTCGGACATGGACCTGTCCATCTTCACCATCTGCCCGCAGGCCCCCCTGGACGGGCGCACCCTGGAGGAGGCGGCCCTGCGCAAGGAACACGGGCTCACGGCCGTGGCCGTCATGCGCGGGGAGGAACTACACCGCAACCCGGACGGCCGGTTCCGCCTGCAGCGGGAGGACCAGGTCTACGTGTTCGGCGAACGCCGGGAAATCACGGCCAAGGCCTGGCTGTTCACCAGGCCTGTTTGTGAGGAGCAGCCATGA
- a CDS encoding substrate-binding periplasmic protein, producing the protein MKKALLAFILVVLCALSAAAQDIMIVTEHAPPLNYLKKDEVKGLGTEIVEAMMQKLGVDFPIFVMPWARGYEMALRDANVALYSTTRTPERERLFQWVGPLLKERWVIYARQDSHIRIDSLEDAKEVGKIGTYIDDVKEQFLQKNGFMNLDSVRNDSMNPGKLVAGRIDLWISSSLSAPYFMRLAKVNRGSIKEVFSFNESTLYLAFSLKTDPAIVKKWQDAYDELEAEGVIKEIQSKWY; encoded by the coding sequence ATGAAAAAAGCTCTCCTGGCCTTCATTCTTGTTGTTCTCTGCGCGCTCAGCGCCGCGGCCCAGGACATCATGATCGTCACGGAGCACGCGCCGCCCCTGAACTACCTCAAAAAGGACGAGGTAAAAGGGTTGGGCACCGAGATCGTGGAAGCCATGATGCAAAAGCTCGGGGTGGACTTCCCCATCTTTGTGATGCCTTGGGCGCGGGGATACGAGATGGCTCTGAGGGATGCCAATGTGGCGCTCTACTCCACCACGCGCACTCCGGAACGCGAGCGCCTGTTTCAGTGGGTAGGCCCCCTGCTGAAGGAACGGTGGGTCATCTATGCGAGACAGGACTCTCACATTCGCATCGACAGCCTCGAGGACGCAAAAGAAGTGGGCAAGATAGGAACCTACATCGACGACGTCAAAGAGCAGTTCCTCCAGAAGAACGGATTCATGAACCTGGACAGCGTCCGCAACGACAGCATGAACCCGGGCAAACTCGTGGCCGGGCGTATCGACCTGTGGATCAGCAGCAGCCTCTCCGCCCCCTATTTCATGCGCCTGGCCAAGGTGAACCGGGGCAGCATCAAGGAAGTCTTCAGCTTCAATGAATCCACGCTCTACCTGGCCTTTTCCTTGAAGACCGACCCGGCCATCGTCAAGAAGTGGCAGGACGCCTACGACGAACTCGAAGCCGAAGGCGTCATCAAGGAAATCCAGAGCAAGTGGTACTAG
- a CDS encoding DUF554 domain-containing protein — protein sequence MLPVGSLANAAAIILGSLAGCLLHSRFPERIRVIVFQGLGLCTLLIGLQMAFKVQNILVVIFSILLGGITGELLRLDTLFERLGNRFKTAVKSENPKFTEGLITASLIYCIGAMAIVGSLEEGVTGDPTVLYTKAILDGFASVALASTFGSGVLFSFIPVLLYQGALTLFAGFFQQYFSPELIAQLSATGGLLIVGISITLLDIKEIRLSNLLPALPFVVALVPLADWLQTLF from the coding sequence ATGCTTCCAGTGGGTTCTCTTGCCAATGCCGCCGCCATCATCCTGGGCAGCCTCGCTGGCTGTCTGCTGCACAGCCGCTTTCCCGAACGCATCCGGGTCATCGTCTTCCAGGGCCTGGGCCTGTGCACCCTGCTCATCGGTCTGCAGATGGCCTTCAAGGTGCAAAACATTCTGGTGGTCATTTTCAGCATCCTGCTCGGCGGCATCACCGGCGAACTACTGCGGCTGGACACCCTGTTCGAGCGCCTCGGCAACCGCTTCAAGACGGCGGTTAAATCCGAAAACCCGAAATTCACCGAAGGGCTGATCACGGCCTCGCTCATCTACTGCATCGGGGCCATGGCCATTGTCGGCTCGCTCGAGGAAGGTGTTACCGGCGACCCCACCGTGCTGTACACCAAGGCCATCCTGGACGGATTCGCCTCCGTGGCCCTGGCCTCCACCTTCGGGTCGGGCGTGCTCTTCTCCTTTATCCCGGTGCTCCTCTACCAGGGGGCCCTCACCCTGTTCGCGGGCTTTTTCCAGCAATACTTCTCGCCCGAGCTCATTGCCCAGCTTTCGGCCACGGGCGGCCTGCTCATCGTGGGCATCAGCATCACGCTGCTGGACATCAAGGAAATCAGACTTTCCAACCTGCTGCCCGCCCTGCCCTTCGTGGTGGCGCTGGTTCCGCTGGCGGACTGGCTGCAGACGCTCTTCTAG